One Triplophysa rosa linkage group LG9, Trosa_1v2, whole genome shotgun sequence genomic window carries:
- the pcbd1 gene encoding pterin-4-alpha-carbinolamine dehydratase, protein MAGKIQTLTMEEREHLLPILRNAQWVEVVGRDAIYKEFIFKDFNQAFGFMSRVALQAEKMDHHPEWFNVYNKVQITLSTHECGGLSQRDITLATFIDQVSVL, encoded by the exons ATG GCTGGAAAGATTCAGACTCTTACCATGGAGGAGAGGGAGCACCTCCTGCCCATCCTCAGGAATGCTCAATGGGTGGAGGTGGTGGGGAGAGATGCCATTTACAAGGAATTTATCTTTAAAGACTTCAACCAG GCTTTTGGGTTCATGTCCAGAGTAGCACTGCAGGCTGAGAAAATGGATCATCACCCTGAATGGTTTAATGTGTATAATAAG GTCCAGATCACTCTCAGTACTCATGAATGTGGAGGACTCTCACAGCGTGACATCACACTTGCTACTTTCATAGATCAGGTCTCAGTCCTATGA
- the si:dkey-192p21.6 gene encoding heparan-alpha-glucosaminide N-acetyltransferase isoform X3 has translation MRQSGLLNDVTCSLTVDKSPHNAYLPLLVAFLILAFAAIFWASLPYIRRCRCTQRLKDLVCCHGSQYSMESEETTNELSVEQNKSKSTRLKSLDTFRGFSLTVMVFVNYGGGGYWFFEHAPWNGLTVADLVMPWFVFMIGTSVVLAFSSMHKKGVPRLQLLRKLSWRTIVLMLIGFCFINYSPRDGLLSWSWLRIPGVLQRLGFTYFVLALMQTFSTHREIPLKVHHWWNPIQDVVLYWPEWLFIALLEIVWLCITFFMPVPNCPTGYLGAGGIGDYGLHSNCTGGAAAYIDRWLLGDKIYWHPSCKVLYRTTQPFDPEGVLGTINSIVMGFFGMQAGKILLFFREMNRSILTRFLAWALILGISAAILSKCTRDEGFIPVNKNLWSLSYVTCMGFMSFVLLGVMYFVMDIKKWWGGKPFIYPGMNSIFVYVGHSLLGTYFPFSWEMRFQDSHWEKLFQNLWGSALWVFIAYLLYRKRFFLKI, from the exons ATGAGGCAGTCAGGCTTGTTAAATGATGTAACCTGTTCTCTCACTGTGGACAAGAGTCCACACAATGCCTACCTGC CTTTGTTGGTGGCATTTTTGATTCTGGCTTTTGCTGCTATCTTTTGGGCCTCTTTGCCTTATATTAGGAG ATGTAGATGTACACAAAGGCTAAAGGATCTTGTCTGCTGTCACGGGTCCCAATACTCCATGGAAAGC GAGGAGACCACTAATGAACTTAGCGtggaacaaaacaaatcaaagtcAACAAGACTGAAGTCATTAGACACATTTCGAGG ATTCTCTCTGACAGTCATGGTGTTTGTGAACTACGGAGGAGGTGGATACTGGTTTTTCGAGCATGCACCATGGAATG GTCTCACAGTAGCCGATCTTGTGATGCCATG GTTTGTGTTCATGATAGGTACTTCTGTAGTGCTAGCCTTCAGCTCGATGCATAAGAAAGGTGTTCCACGGCTACAGCTCCTTCGCAAGTTATCCTGGAGAACCATAGTCCTGATGCTCATCGGGTTCTGCTTCATAAACTACAGCCCGAGAGATGGTTTAT tATCCTGGTCCTGGTTACGGATACCCGGAGTCCTCCAGCGTTTGGGTTTCACATATTTTGTCCTGGCACTGATGCAAACCTTCTCTACCCACAGAGAGATCCCTTTGAAGGTG CATCACTGGTGGAACCCTATTCAGGATGTGGTTTTGTACTGGCCAGAATGGCTCTTCATTGCCTTGCTGGAGATCGTGTGGCTCTGTATAACATTCTTCATGCCTGTTCCAAACTGCCCCAC TGGATATTTGGGAGCTGGTGGTATTGGAGATTATGGTCTGCATTCCAACTGCACTGGAGGAGCCGCTGCATATATTGACAGGTGGTTGTTAGGGGACAAAATCTACTGGCATCCAAGCTGCAAG GTCTTGTATCGTACAACACAGCCCTTCGACCCAGAGGGTGTTCTGGGTACAATTAATTCCATAGTcatgggtttctttgggatgcaG GCTGGAAAGATTCTTCTGTTTTTTCGTGAAATGAATCGCAGCATCCTGACACGATTCCTTGCATGGGCCCTCATCCTG GGAATCTCTGCAGCCATCCTTTCTAAGTGCACGAGAGACGAAGGATTTATACCTGTCaataaaaacctttg GTCTCTGTCATATGTGACCTGCATGGGCTTCATGTCCTTTGTGTTGCTAGGTGTGATGTACTTTGTCATGGACATTAAGAAGTGGTGGGGAGGGAAACCTTTCATTTATCCTG GGATGAATTCAATTTTCGTTTACGTGGGTCATTCTCTACTGGGCACCTACTTCCCCTTTAGCTGGGAGATGCGTTTTCAAGACAGCCACTGGGAGAAGCTCTTCCAAAACCTGTGGGGTTCTGCACTTTGGGTCTTCATTGCTTACCTGCTGTACCGCAAGAGATTCTTTCTCAAAATCTGA
- the si:dkey-192p21.6 gene encoding heparan-alpha-glucosaminide N-acetyltransferase isoform X2, with amino-acid sequence MDEALLTFHSELQYSISVLYTSDYCYKCLYQKLAIVRNGQQNVSVVVRAPFQLTLRILPVDGNSTLCSLSQTFEEAGHYSLWMRQSGLLNDVTCSLTVDKSPHNAYLPLLVAFLILAFAAIFWASLPYIRRCRCTQRLKDLVCCHGSQYSMESEETTNELSVEQNKSKSTRLKSLDTFRGFSLTVMVFVNYGGGGYWFFEHAPWNGLTVADLVMPWFVFMIGTSVVLAFSSMHKKGVPRLQLLRKLSWRTIVLMLIGFCFINYSPRDGLLSWSWLRIPGVLQRLGFTYFVLALMQTFSTHREIPLKVHHWWNPIQDVVLYWPEWLFIALLEIVWLCITFFMPVPNCPTGYLGAGGIGDYGLHSNCTGGAAAYIDRWLLGDKIYWHPSCKVLYRTTQPFDPEGVLGTINSIVMGFFGMQAGKILLFFREMNRSILTRFLAWALILGISAAILSKCTRDEGFIPVNKNLWSLSYVTCMGFMSFVLLGVMYFVMDIKKWWGGKPFIYPGMNSIFVYVGHSLLGTYFPFSWEMRFQDSHWEKLFQNLWGSALWVFIAYLLYRKRFFLKI; translated from the exons ATGGATGAAGCATTGCTAACATTTCACAGTGAACTACagtacagtatcagtgttctCTACACATCAGATTACTGTTATAAG tgtCTTTATCAGAAACTTGCCATAGTTAGGAATGGACAacagaatgtgtctgttgtGGTACGCGCTCCATTTCAATTGACATTAAGAATCTTACCTGTGGATGGAAACAGCACTCTGTGCAG TCTGAGTCAGACATTTGAGGAAGCTGGCCATTATTCTCTCTGGATGAGGCAGTCAGGCTTGTTAAATGATGTAACCTGTTCTCTCACTGTGGACAAGAGTCCACACAATGCCTACCTGC CTTTGTTGGTGGCATTTTTGATTCTGGCTTTTGCTGCTATCTTTTGGGCCTCTTTGCCTTATATTAGGAG ATGTAGATGTACACAAAGGCTAAAGGATCTTGTCTGCTGTCACGGGTCCCAATACTCCATGGAAAGC GAGGAGACCACTAATGAACTTAGCGtggaacaaaacaaatcaaagtcAACAAGACTGAAGTCATTAGACACATTTCGAGG ATTCTCTCTGACAGTCATGGTGTTTGTGAACTACGGAGGAGGTGGATACTGGTTTTTCGAGCATGCACCATGGAATG GTCTCACAGTAGCCGATCTTGTGATGCCATG GTTTGTGTTCATGATAGGTACTTCTGTAGTGCTAGCCTTCAGCTCGATGCATAAGAAAGGTGTTCCACGGCTACAGCTCCTTCGCAAGTTATCCTGGAGAACCATAGTCCTGATGCTCATCGGGTTCTGCTTCATAAACTACAGCCCGAGAGATGGTTTAT tATCCTGGTCCTGGTTACGGATACCCGGAGTCCTCCAGCGTTTGGGTTTCACATATTTTGTCCTGGCACTGATGCAAACCTTCTCTACCCACAGAGAGATCCCTTTGAAGGTG CATCACTGGTGGAACCCTATTCAGGATGTGGTTTTGTACTGGCCAGAATGGCTCTTCATTGCCTTGCTGGAGATCGTGTGGCTCTGTATAACATTCTTCATGCCTGTTCCAAACTGCCCCAC TGGATATTTGGGAGCTGGTGGTATTGGAGATTATGGTCTGCATTCCAACTGCACTGGAGGAGCCGCTGCATATATTGACAGGTGGTTGTTAGGGGACAAAATCTACTGGCATCCAAGCTGCAAG GTCTTGTATCGTACAACACAGCCCTTCGACCCAGAGGGTGTTCTGGGTACAATTAATTCCATAGTcatgggtttctttgggatgcaG GCTGGAAAGATTCTTCTGTTTTTTCGTGAAATGAATCGCAGCATCCTGACACGATTCCTTGCATGGGCCCTCATCCTG GGAATCTCTGCAGCCATCCTTTCTAAGTGCACGAGAGACGAAGGATTTATACCTGTCaataaaaacctttg GTCTCTGTCATATGTGACCTGCATGGGCTTCATGTCCTTTGTGTTGCTAGGTGTGATGTACTTTGTCATGGACATTAAGAAGTGGTGGGGAGGGAAACCTTTCATTTATCCTG GGATGAATTCAATTTTCGTTTACGTGGGTCATTCTCTACTGGGCACCTACTTCCCCTTTAGCTGGGAGATGCGTTTTCAAGACAGCCACTGGGAGAAGCTCTTCCAAAACCTGTGGGGTTCTGCACTTTGGGTCTTCATTGCTTACCTGCTGTACCGCAAGAGATTCTTTCTCAAAATCTGA
- the si:dkey-192p21.6 gene encoding heparan-alpha-glucosaminide N-acetyltransferase isoform X1 has translation MKMINVLYVYFLTLFSAVLCERLHDAVYKLKMDEALLTFHSELQYSISVLYTSDYCYKCLYQKLAIVRNGQQNVSVVVRAPFQLTLRILPVDGNSTLCSLSQTFEEAGHYSLWMRQSGLLNDVTCSLTVDKSPHNAYLPLLVAFLILAFAAIFWASLPYIRRCRCTQRLKDLVCCHGSQYSMESEETTNELSVEQNKSKSTRLKSLDTFRGFSLTVMVFVNYGGGGYWFFEHAPWNGLTVADLVMPWFVFMIGTSVVLAFSSMHKKGVPRLQLLRKLSWRTIVLMLIGFCFINYSPRDGLLSWSWLRIPGVLQRLGFTYFVLALMQTFSTHREIPLKVHHWWNPIQDVVLYWPEWLFIALLEIVWLCITFFMPVPNCPTGYLGAGGIGDYGLHSNCTGGAAAYIDRWLLGDKIYWHPSCKVLYRTTQPFDPEGVLGTINSIVMGFFGMQAGKILLFFREMNRSILTRFLAWALILGISAAILSKCTRDEGFIPVNKNLWSLSYVTCMGFMSFVLLGVMYFVMDIKKWWGGKPFIYPGMNSIFVYVGHSLLGTYFPFSWEMRFQDSHWEKLFQNLWGSALWVFIAYLLYRKRFFLKI, from the exons atgaagatgatcaatgtactgtatgtatacttTCTGACTCTTTTCTCAGCAGTGTTGTGTGAAAGACTTCATGATGCAG tataCAAGCTGAAAATGGATGAAGCATTGCTAACATTTCACAGTGAACTACagtacagtatcagtgttctCTACACATCAGATTACTGTTATAAG tgtCTTTATCAGAAACTTGCCATAGTTAGGAATGGACAacagaatgtgtctgttgtGGTACGCGCTCCATTTCAATTGACATTAAGAATCTTACCTGTGGATGGAAACAGCACTCTGTGCAG TCTGAGTCAGACATTTGAGGAAGCTGGCCATTATTCTCTCTGGATGAGGCAGTCAGGCTTGTTAAATGATGTAACCTGTTCTCTCACTGTGGACAAGAGTCCACACAATGCCTACCTGC CTTTGTTGGTGGCATTTTTGATTCTGGCTTTTGCTGCTATCTTTTGGGCCTCTTTGCCTTATATTAGGAG ATGTAGATGTACACAAAGGCTAAAGGATCTTGTCTGCTGTCACGGGTCCCAATACTCCATGGAAAGC GAGGAGACCACTAATGAACTTAGCGtggaacaaaacaaatcaaagtcAACAAGACTGAAGTCATTAGACACATTTCGAGG ATTCTCTCTGACAGTCATGGTGTTTGTGAACTACGGAGGAGGTGGATACTGGTTTTTCGAGCATGCACCATGGAATG GTCTCACAGTAGCCGATCTTGTGATGCCATG GTTTGTGTTCATGATAGGTACTTCTGTAGTGCTAGCCTTCAGCTCGATGCATAAGAAAGGTGTTCCACGGCTACAGCTCCTTCGCAAGTTATCCTGGAGAACCATAGTCCTGATGCTCATCGGGTTCTGCTTCATAAACTACAGCCCGAGAGATGGTTTAT tATCCTGGTCCTGGTTACGGATACCCGGAGTCCTCCAGCGTTTGGGTTTCACATATTTTGTCCTGGCACTGATGCAAACCTTCTCTACCCACAGAGAGATCCCTTTGAAGGTG CATCACTGGTGGAACCCTATTCAGGATGTGGTTTTGTACTGGCCAGAATGGCTCTTCATTGCCTTGCTGGAGATCGTGTGGCTCTGTATAACATTCTTCATGCCTGTTCCAAACTGCCCCAC TGGATATTTGGGAGCTGGTGGTATTGGAGATTATGGTCTGCATTCCAACTGCACTGGAGGAGCCGCTGCATATATTGACAGGTGGTTGTTAGGGGACAAAATCTACTGGCATCCAAGCTGCAAG GTCTTGTATCGTACAACACAGCCCTTCGACCCAGAGGGTGTTCTGGGTACAATTAATTCCATAGTcatgggtttctttgggatgcaG GCTGGAAAGATTCTTCTGTTTTTTCGTGAAATGAATCGCAGCATCCTGACACGATTCCTTGCATGGGCCCTCATCCTG GGAATCTCTGCAGCCATCCTTTCTAAGTGCACGAGAGACGAAGGATTTATACCTGTCaataaaaacctttg GTCTCTGTCATATGTGACCTGCATGGGCTTCATGTCCTTTGTGTTGCTAGGTGTGATGTACTTTGTCATGGACATTAAGAAGTGGTGGGGAGGGAAACCTTTCATTTATCCTG GGATGAATTCAATTTTCGTTTACGTGGGTCATTCTCTACTGGGCACCTACTTCCCCTTTAGCTGGGAGATGCGTTTTCAAGACAGCCACTGGGAGAAGCTCTTCCAAAACCTGTGGGGTTCTGCACTTTGGGTCTTCATTGCTTACCTGCTGTACCGCAAGAGATTCTTTCTCAAAATCTGA